CTGATATTTCTGGCCGAATATAAGGTCATAACATTGAACAGTTTCATAATATTGCTGAGTGCTAACACACTCTTGTGGTTGATCCTCACAACTCTGAATTTCTTCGTAAACTACATTAGTATTGGCCTATTAATTTCTCTCATGTCAACTAAGACTTCCAGCCTCTTGCTTGGAGCCCTTGTGTTCTTCTTCATGCCATTCTCTGTGATAATTCTGCTATCTAGCTATCAAGAAAACGGAATTGAGCTGAGTGGTCCAATGACATACTTCATCTACTTCCTTAATCCTGAGTGGAGTTATATGTTCAATTTGCAGTACCCTAAGTTAATTAATCTACACTTAATTCAAGGGTTAACCATAAGTGTTGTGGTTAGTATACTCTTAATCGCAATATATTATCTCGCGTTTATCAAGCTCCAGTTTAAGCCGTAAAGACTTTTCTAATAATAATCTAAAAGAGTATATAAATTATTCATATAGCGTGATTTTAATAATCTTAAGCTTAATTCTCGAATAGCATTTTACGTAAAATCCTACGCTTAGAAAGTTTTTAAAAAGTTGTATCTAAGGTAGTGTAAATTGCCTAGTAAATAAAATTATATTTAAACAAAATATCTCAGAATTTAATATAGATATTATCACGGTTATTTATGATAATAACTGAGTATCACGATTTTCCTATAAACGCTACTCGAACTTGAGATTAATGATCTGAAGATTTTGTAACCAGATTATAGAGAGATTCCAGTTACCTATAAAGCTGGGTACTCCTTCTGAAATAGCTAAGGATTTTACAGTATTCCAGTATATATCACCAGGATAATTAGCATAGCCAAGAGCTAACACTGTTAGGTTATAACTCTTAAGTAGGTTAGTCTCTCGAATAACAAAACTATAATTAGAGAAGGATATTTGACCGGGCGAAGTTACTTCTGTACCATAATCCTCGAACAAGACGAAATTTATCATTTTTGATATATTCTCTATCAAGGAAAATCCTCTATTAACCCCTATTATTGCATTAGGATAATGACTCCTTGTCCAATTAATTATAGATGTTATTCCTTGAGCGACAAAAGGATATTGCTCTACTACATCAACGTCATCAAACATGACCCCTTGAAATCCCATAGTCATTACTATAGTCACTTGAGATTCTATGTATTCTTGCCAACTAGGAGAAGAAACATTGACTATGTACTGGTTCCAAAGTTGATCATAGCCTATAATTACGTTTGCAGGAGGAGTCAAGTTGCCTAAGCTCATGTTAGCCAGTTCTCCTAGATCAATATAAGCTATCTTAACTGCTTTTATCTCATGCAACTGTGAGGAGTTAACTTGAGTGGGATCTATTATTACCCAAGAAAAGTTGTTTAATATTTGAATTATTGTAGAATTTATACAACCATAATAAACTGCGAATTTTGGTTCTATTACTTTAATAGAATGAGTTGGCTTTATTTCATGAGAGACTTTAAGATATAAGTAGGCTGATATTATGGATACTAAAAACAAGGTAAGGAGTAATAAGGATACTAATTTATTCATATGTATACATGTAAGAAAGAAGTAATAAGCCTTTGTAAATCAGTATAGTATGAATTATCAGCATTAAGAAACCATTCTGTAATAATAATTTTATCTATTTACATTTATTATCATTTATTTGGCAAAAAATATATAAAAGAATAATTTTTACTTAATGCAATATCAGCTTATTTCATTTTCCTCATCACTTACATGAATTATTAGTTCTAAAATAGTAACATAAAAATAAATAAATAAAGAGAAGATGACTTAATTTCTAAGATATATTTAGGTGAAAGTTATATTTAATTCTGATCCGGCAGCTTCTTCAATTACATTCTCTATTACTTGAACTCCTTGCCAGATATAAGGTACTACTTTTTTGTTGTATAAGTTCTGCATTATATAAGTTCCGTTAGCGTTCTTTAATGGTAATATATTATATAGAGGTCCGTAAGCCATATAAGTTCCGTTAGGACCAGTAATAACGAGAACTGTTACTATATGACCTTTTAGAATTGCTAAAGGTTCACTAGTGTTCTGGAATATTGCATCTAACTGATAATGCATTACTAGTTGATACAAAGGTGTTGGTAAGAAGTGCTTTAACTCTTCTGCACCAACTGTTATTAGTTCTCCCTTAGGTATTGGAGTTCCATTAGGAGTTGCATTTAACCATTTATTATACATGTAAATGAAGTAGAAGTGTACTGGTTCATCCGCTTCATATGGTGTGTAGTTTAAGAAGATTAATCCAGTAGTATTGGGGAATGGTCTGTATGGATTAGAGCTTGCATATACATAAGATAAGCTTCCGTATGCTGACATTATAATATATAATGGCCAAGCATCGGATAATGCTACATGGCATCCTTCCCAACCTATTAAGTAGACATCAACTTGATGAGGAGGAGCAAAATCCTCAGGTGAGGCATAAAAGAACTTTCCAACTGGAACAGTAGCGTATAGTGGTGGTACAGCATTATTTTGCACTTGATTTACTTGAGCTCTTAAATATACTGGTATTGCTGCTGCTATTATAAAGACTAGTATTGCAGTTATTACCATTTTCGATCTTAACCCTTCTTTCATATCCATCAATCTATTATTTTATTAAAACTAAAAAAAGTTTTTTCTTTGATTAGACATTATAGTTAAATTTATATTTTTAACTATCTTATCGTGTAATTGGGGTTGAAATTGAAAGAAAATGTGTAAGTGTTCTTGTGCAATTATGAAATTCAAAAATTGTTTGTAAAAAATATTAGAATAACGTAAAAAGTTAGTTTAACGTTAAGATATAAAATTTAAACAAAATTATTATTTTAAAACATTTATATGCAAGGGTATACTAAGGCTTTTAGTTAGAACGAGAGAATGGTTAACTATAGTCTTGCTTGTTACTCGTCATGTATCCAAGTTTTATAATGGAGAACACCATTAACTGAGGTCTATTTAAGAGAGGTGCAGTATATTGGAGACCTCTTGATATAATTTTACAAACACTTATCGAATTTCATGATTGTTTGAGAACAGCCCCAAAATACTACTGTCATACAATACAAAATGATGTTTATAAAAAGAATGCTCATAAAAATCAAGAATCTTGATGTAGTATAATATGTAGTTTTATAAATTACTGTGTTTTGAATAGTCTTATATTTTCCTTATCTTAATTACATCGTATGAAATCACCTCTTTTTTACGATTTCAAGAGAAGTTTTCTTAAACCAGCCATACTTATTATATTAGTACTATTCATATTAGCGGGTTTAATTAACGCATTTTATATACTCATTCATATAAGCCCCATATCCACAGAAAATTTAAATTTCATAGCAATGATGCACTCATCAACTTTAGTTGGAGTAGTATTCAACAATAATGGAGATCCAATAGCTGGAGCCCGTGTATGTATAATTAACGGAACTAAAGTGATAGCTTCTACTGTAACCAACACTTCTGGAATCTTTGAGCTTAAATGTGTAGGTGAGATTTTAAAGGTAACATACCACGGGCTAGTTAGGGAACACGTCTTATATCCTGGTTCTTTCCTCGCAGGAAATGCGATACCTTTAGAGAATACTAGTGAGCTCTGGTACTTTAACGTTGAAGGCGTAACAACATTTTTTTCGCCGATATTTAATACTGTTTTGAACTCATCATCTATTATGAATAACTTTACTCCAGTATGGGTTATAATTACTCAGTTTGGAAATCATTTAATAGTCCTAACTTCAGATAATGCTAATATTACAATCCAATATAAATACGGGCATTCATTATTGACTAGAACTCTTCTCGTTAAAGGACTTCACCCTGAAACTATCAATTATACCATAAAAGCTAAATACTTTGAATTAATAGTTAATGGTCATACATTATCAACTGGGTCAGAATGTGCAATTTATCCTTATACTTATTTAGGGAATAAGATGATTTCAATATATCCATCTATTTTAACACTATTTTACTTTGCCTACCCCTTCACAGCGGTATACTTAGGTTATTCATTGTTTTCAAACCCGAAAAGTAAAGGATCATTAGAGTTCCTATTAGCAAGACCGTTAACTAAAGCAAACCTTTACTTTAATCGTTTCATAGCTAACTTACTTACGATTCTTGCCTCATCTACCTTAGTTAATACAGTAGCCATGTTAGTTATTTTATTGTATACTGGAGTTCTGATACCATATAACATTGTAGTCCTTAACACACTAAGCGTTTTTATCTTTATATCAACTTTTCTAGGACTATGTTATATGGGCGGAGGTTTATCGAGAAGTAGTGCATTAAGTGTAGGGATTCCAGTATCTGCTTACTTTATATTCCTATCTTTACTAACTTTAAGCTTAGATACGAGTAAATACTCTTGGATAATATACTTAACACCTTATTCATTTGTATACTTCACCGGTAATTCCCTCTTTCAAGGATACTACTCACTTTCTCTATCTCTTCCCTTAACCTTAATATCCTCTATTCTCTTAATCCTAACTCCAACTCTGATAGGCTATATATTTTTTAAGGAGAGAGACTTCTGAATAACCTTAAATATTCCTCAGTAAATTTAAAATTGTGATACAAATAGAAAATGTGTCCAAGAATTTTGGAAAAAGAAAAGTCCTTGATAACGTTTCTTTTAGCGTAAATAACGGAGAAATTGTAGGCTTTGTAGGATTAAATGGAGCTGGAAAGACCACGACTATAAGAATAGCAGTAGGAACCATATCTCCAAATTCTGGTGATGTTTATATTGATGGCTACAGTATAACGAGGGAAAAGAAGATCGCGTCTAGAAACATAGGGTGGGTTCCAGAATTTCCTATATTCGAACAAGACGTTAAAGCTTTAGATTATTTCGTTTATATTGCTGGTTATTACGGTATCTCAGCAAAGGAAGCCACAGAACTTGGTAAGAAACTCTTTGAAGAAGTTGGTCTATCCGGTAGGGAGAAGGATAAGCTTGCGAATTACTCTCAAGGTATGAAGAAGAGATTTGCCCTTGCCGTCTCGCTCATATCAAACCCTAAGAACTTCCTATTTGACGAAGTTTTGAACGGTTTAGATCCCCAAGGTATTCAATTCTTCAGAGATATGGCATTAAAGATGAAAAGAGAAGGAAAAGCAATCCTCTTCTCTTCTCACATACTTGCTGAGGTTGAGGCAATTGCTGATAAAGTAGTCTTTATTCATAAAGGGAAGATAGTAAAAGTTTCTACAATTGACGAGATTAGAAGAAGCTTAACAAGTAAAAGTTTGAGGGTAGTGTTAAGTAATATCACTAAGGAGGCTATAGAAGAGGCTAGTAAATTCGGTGAGGTTGAAGTTAATGGTAATGTTATTATAATAAAGGACTGTAAGGCTGATTTAACCCACGTTAGTAATGTGATGTCAAAATATCAAGTCCTCGAGATTGGTTGGACTACTGGAAACCTTGAGGAATATTTCTTTAAAGTAATATCTGGTGTATGACATGCCCTCTCCATTTTTGTACGATTTTAAAAGGAGCTTTCTTAGGCTAAGTGTTTTATTAACATTGGCTCTATTTATTGCAGGAGGAGTAGGTTTAGGTTTTTTTACTATGCATTCTTTTGGCATAACTCAGTCCTCAATAGCTAGGTTAAATGTAGTATACTATACGCAAATGTCAGAAGGAAATATTACTATCATAGGAATTGTATTTAATAACCATGGAACTTTCCTCTCTGGTGTAACAGTCCAACTAGTTAAGGGTTCACAAATCATGGCTTCTACTGTTACTGTTAATGGAATATTTAAACTAAGAGCTACACAGAATATACCACAAGTACAGGGTTTTGGCATAGTATTTAATCCTACAGAGAACATTAGTATAAAGTATAATGGTATGGTAGAGAACATATCGTATTTACCTTTTGGACTTACTATTAGTACCAGCCAATTATATTATTACGAGATACAAGCTAACGTAAATTCGTCTAGCATCTACATAGCACAGTTTGGTGACCACTTAATAATATTTTCAACAAACGACACTACACTAAACTTGAAATTTTACTCGAGTTCCATGAAACAAGTAGAGAATTATACAATAGGCGTTAAGGGATTAGAACCAGTAGCAATAAAAATGATAATTCCAAATGGTGCTAAGTATTTAAGTATTTACGCTGACAGAGGAGTCGTTGTTTCCTATAAGTCTATTATTTATCCCTATACCCTCTTAGGAGATGAGATAGTAAATGCGTATCCTACAATGTTATCTTTATACGGCTCATTCTTTCCATTCGTAGCTATTTATATTGCTTATACTACGTTCTCAAGTCCTAGAAGTAAAGGATCATTAGAGTTCCTACTCTCAAAACCATTAACGAAGAGGGAACTTTTCTTTAATCGCTTTTCAGCCAATTTGGTTACAATATTCTTAGCCTCCGTTATAACTAACCTAGTAGCATTTCTGATCCTTACAATATATATAGGTATACCTCCAGCATTTGAAATCGTTATGATAGAGACTATTTATCTCTTCGCTTATATAGGCGCGTTTGTAAGCCTAGCCTACATGACAGGAGGAATCTCTAAAACTAGTGGACTGAGTATAGCTGTTCCCATAACAATGTTCTTTATATTCACCGTAATTCCGATCCTTACTTTTCTACCAAACTGGACAATTTATCTAACACCTTCAGTATTAGGAGACTATATAGATAAATACATCGAGAGTAAGGTACCTATGGACATAAACTTTTACGTTTCCCAACAGATAAGTTTAGTCCCAGCAACAGTATCTGCAATAGCATGGATTCTTGTCCCAGTTATTATAGGTTATATAGCATTTAAGAAGAAGGATATTTAAAACGAACGGAAATTCTCTTAGGTAATATATGCTCTTTTCTAGGTAAAAAGATTTGTTAAAGTAAAGTTTGTTACTTCTGTTAACTTAAGTTATTTCAATAAGCTAGAACATCCCCTTTATTCCTTGACAACTACTATGAAAAGACAAGGAGAGACTAGTGATAATATTCTTTCTTTATAATTATCCAGATCGCATGTTTAATATCCATTTAGATTCTTTAATATTCGAGTACTAAATTGATGTTTTGTATATTTTCCTAGGAATCATTTAAATTTAGCAGAATTCCACTCCTTGGTATATATTCTTGTTTATGTATTCTTTTTCATAGATCAAGTATTTTCTCTATAAGTATTAAGAAAAGATTTAAAAATCTTAACTTTTCTCTATAAACATTATTGTAGGTCCGAGACAAGTTGGGAAAACTACTTTGGTAAAACTTTTACTAAAGAAACTACCTAAGTCGACTCATAACCCTTTATCAATCTACTGCAGTTGCAACCTTGTTTAGGACTGTAAAGAGCCACTAAAGAAGTAAATGACTACTCGAAAATTAACTTCTTAGATGCACTGTTTAGAGGTTATATCTACGTAGACTGTGCTAAGAAGCTAGACGATCCATAGTTGTAGATGAAACGTCCTAATCACTCTCTCTCGAATTTATGACATAGGCTATACTGAGATCGGAAAAGAGTAGATAAACGTTAAAACATTACCTAAAAGTTATTTATTATGAAGAAAGATGTATGGAGAGAAATAAATAAAAGCTATTACGGAAAAGAAGAAGAAAGTCATTACCTTATTAAGGAGAAAATTATACTGTTCTTCTTCATTTATTTCCTGAGAAATCAAATACACAAAAATCTTTCAAGAAATACTTTAAATCTCTCTAAGGATATCTATTTTATGCAAAGTAGTGGTTATTGGAAAATCTCTTCCTTCCGAATCGCCTATAAGATGATTAGCAATGTGTACTAATGAACTCTACAGTTTCTCTTATAGAGTCTACATAATTCTCCATTTTTGCAAATCCGTGTCCCTCATCCTTATATATCTTATACTTAACTTTCCTACCTAGCTTTTTAAGTTCTTCAACCACTTGTAAAGTTTCCTCAGCTGGGCATCTAGGGTCATTTTCACCAGCTAAGAGAAGCAATGGGGCTTTAATCCTATCTATAAAGAATATAGGCGATCTATCTTTCAATAAGTTTTCATCATTACCAACCTTTATTTCGTCGTATTGTTGAAGTACCTCTCTCTCAAATTTCTTCTCAGTAAACCAATTTACAAAAGGTACTACAGCTACAGCAGAACACCAGAGGTCTGGAAACTTAGTAATGGCCATCATAGTTAAATAACCTCCGTAACTTGCGCCAATTATTGCAACCTTTTTAACTCCTAAGACTT
The sequence above is drawn from the Sulfurisphaera tokodaii str. 7 genome and encodes:
- a CDS encoding endo alpha-1,4 polygalactosaminidase, with translation MNKLVSLLLLTLFLVSIISAYLYLKVSHEIKPTHSIKVIEPKFAVYYGCINSTIIQILNNFSWVIIDPTQVNSSQLHEIKAVKIAYIDLGELANMSLGNLTPPANVIIGYDQLWNQYIVNVSSPSWQEYIESQVTIVMTMGFQGVMFDDVDVVEQYPFVAQGITSIINWTRSHYPNAIIGVNRGFSLIENISKMINFVLFEDYGTEVTSPGQISFSNYSFVIRETNLLKSYNLTVLALGYANYPGDIYWNTVKSLAISEGVPSFIGNWNLSIIWLQNLQIINLKFE
- a CDS encoding DUF929 domain-containing protein, which translates into the protein MDMKEGLRSKMVITAILVFIIAAAIPVYLRAQVNQVQNNAVPPLYATVPVGKFFYASPEDFAPPHQVDVYLIGWEGCHVALSDAWPLYIIMSAYGSLSYVYASSNPYRPFPNTTGLIFLNYTPYEADEPVHFYFIYMYNKWLNATPNGTPIPKGELITVGAEELKHFLPTPLYQLVMHYQLDAIFQNTSEPLAILKGHIVTVLVITGPNGTYMAYGPLYNILPLKNANGTYIMQNLYNKKVVPYIWQGVQVIENVIEEAAGSELNITFT
- a CDS encoding ABC transporter permease subunit; translation: MKSPLFYDFKRSFLKPAILIILVLFILAGLINAFYILIHISPISTENLNFIAMMHSSTLVGVVFNNNGDPIAGARVCIINGTKVIASTVTNTSGIFELKCVGEILKVTYHGLVREHVLYPGSFLAGNAIPLENTSELWYFNVEGVTTFFSPIFNTVLNSSSIMNNFTPVWVIITQFGNHLIVLTSDNANITIQYKYGHSLLTRTLLVKGLHPETINYTIKAKYFELIVNGHTLSTGSECAIYPYTYLGNKMISIYPSILTLFYFAYPFTAVYLGYSLFSNPKSKGSLEFLLARPLTKANLYFNRFIANLLTILASSTLVNTVAMLVILLYTGVLIPYNIVVLNTLSVFIFISTFLGLCYMGGGLSRSSALSVGIPVSAYFIFLSLLTLSLDTSKYSWIIYLTPYSFVYFTGNSLFQGYYSLSLSLPLTLISSILLILTPTLIGYIFFKERDF
- a CDS encoding ABC transporter ATP-binding protein, with amino-acid sequence MIQIENVSKNFGKRKVLDNVSFSVNNGEIVGFVGLNGAGKTTTIRIAVGTISPNSGDVYIDGYSITREKKIASRNIGWVPEFPIFEQDVKALDYFVYIAGYYGISAKEATELGKKLFEEVGLSGREKDKLANYSQGMKKRFALAVSLISNPKNFLFDEVLNGLDPQGIQFFRDMALKMKREGKAILFSSHILAEVEAIADKVVFIHKGKIVKVSTIDEIRRSLTSKSLRVVLSNITKEAIEEASKFGEVEVNGNVIIIKDCKADLTHVSNVMSKYQVLEIGWTTGNLEEYFFKVISGV
- a CDS encoding ABC transporter permease — its product is MPSPFLYDFKRSFLRLSVLLTLALFIAGGVGLGFFTMHSFGITQSSIARLNVVYYTQMSEGNITIIGIVFNNHGTFLSGVTVQLVKGSQIMASTVTVNGIFKLRATQNIPQVQGFGIVFNPTENISIKYNGMVENISYLPFGLTISTSQLYYYEIQANVNSSSIYIAQFGDHLIIFSTNDTTLNLKFYSSSMKQVENYTIGVKGLEPVAIKMIIPNGAKYLSIYADRGVVVSYKSIIYPYTLLGDEIVNAYPTMLSLYGSFFPFVAIYIAYTTFSSPRSKGSLEFLLSKPLTKRELFFNRFSANLVTIFLASVITNLVAFLILTIYIGIPPAFEIVMIETIYLFAYIGAFVSLAYMTGGISKTSGLSIAVPITMFFIFTVIPILTFLPNWTIYLTPSVLGDYIDKYIESKVPMDINFYVSQQISLVPATVSAIAWILVPVIIGYIAFKKKDI